The Athalia rosae chromosome 7, iyAthRosa1.1, whole genome shotgun sequence genome window below encodes:
- the LOC105692771 gene encoding transmembrane protein 199: MPVEVIKDPSITINPGAELVNFVMKKVKETDQLPKGISTLKKSTKKQRANVILKLEDILWLNNYLKEYRKTSEEKVYLHEFLETSKVNLPVPEITPRNPELEARIQKLIMQQNDREYRAMTKSVDAVRKKLPEDTLAYQMKEMNKQLIAIAQFVFSVLAGFVFGFIGVELIIGGLDFGFRLLLGIMCALIIALAEIYFLAKKLNEEDYILSHEELPKQKLHQE; encoded by the exons ATGCCTGTGGAGGTGATAAAAGATCCTTCCATAACTATCAACCCTGGTGCAGAGTTGGTAAATTTTGTGATgaagaaagtgaaagaaaCAGATCAGCTGCCCAAAGGTATATCCACGCTCAAAAAATCAACTAAAAAGCAGAGAGCTAACGTAATATTGAAACTAGAAGACATTTTATGGCTAAACAATTACTTAAAAGAGTACAGAAAGACTTCTGAAGAGAAGGTCTATCTGCatgaatttttggaaacttCCAAAGTGAATCTTCCAGTACCTGAAATAACCCCAAGAAACCCTGAACTTGAAGCTAGAATACAGAAGTTGATAATGCAACAAAATGATAGGGAATACAGAGCTATGACAAAAAGCGTCGATGCTGTTAGAAAGAAGTTGCCTGAAGACACTCTCGCCTATCAAA TGAAAGAGATGAACAAGCAGTTGATTGCAATTGCTCAATTTGTATTCTCTGTACTAGCTGGTTTTGTGTTTGGCTTCATCGGAGTGGAATTGATCATTGGTGGTTTGGACTTTGGATTTAGACTTTTACTTGGCATAATGTGCGCCCTGATTATAGCCCTGGCAGAGATATATTTTCTAGCTAAAAAGCTTAATGAAGAAGACTATATTCTCAGTCACGAGGAACTACCAAAGCAAAAACTACACCAAGAGTAA
- the LOC105692769 gene encoding leucine-rich repeat-containing protein 71-like: MEDNYRTFSTASIKPNFVNDFLQSCRDRNILPLPQFQIIQAGETVRISSPKSIITHKRDGDGSHKKLSEDRLELSESKGAIVFSLICGNPGGQSAENPTEFRCKGHEINTFMLSVLSDCAKKISALTILKLQGCSINADGILKISEMLAEADCGVKDLNLDMNPNVEQNYYLLCTPGTRLLYLSLKLCGINDNGIEKIAANLIHRDGPNSPKLIALNLGNNNISEIGANQIGRMLRTNRSLRSLTLTGNRINDSGVASILESLSTFTLTHSEVVEKRRRTIRRLKACREKMDNLSRVALTQDRLGPAIKERIRGVKKKRGLTVMTPSSIKQLISTSSESSVNRSMPCNLQSLGELTDSMTPVDTHPLVRDIFSIEGALMCSGNLKLQHLNLSFNKITDKTLRRLIDCVKNQQLQMIKSDSSSNVSYGLQHLCVEGNEFDDACNLVLQLKSLIRQNRRKSK; encoded by the exons ATGGAAGACAATTATCGCACGTTTTCAACTGCCTCAATAAAGCCGAATTTTGTGAACGATTTTCTACAGTCTTGCAGGGACAGAAATATACTCCCATTACCGCAGTTTCAA ATCATTCAAGCCGGAGAAACCGTTCGAATTAGTTCTCCAAAATCTATCATTACCCATAAAAGGGACGGGGATGGCTCgcataaaaaattatctgaagacag ACTAGAATTATCTGAATCCAAAGGAGCTATCGTATTTAGTTTAATTTGCGGAAATCCTGGTGGTCAATCTGCGGAAAACCCCACAGAGTTTCGTTGTAAAG gCCATGAAATCAACACATTTATGCTGTCTGTGCTCAGTGATTgtgccaaaaaaatttctgcactAACCATCTTGaa ATTACAAGGATGCTCGATAAATGCTGACGGAATCTTAAAAATATCTGAGATGCTCGCAGAAGCGGATTGCGGTGTGAAAGATCTGAATTTGGACATGAACCCGAATgttgaacaaaattattatctaTTATGCACCCCAGGGACGAG ATTGCTCTATCTCTCTTTGAAATTGTGTGGAATAAATGACAACGGAATAGAGAAAATTGCTGCGAATTTAATTCACCGGGATGGACCTAATTCTCCAAAACTGATCGCACTGAATTtgggaaataataatatttcggAAATAGGAGCTAATCAAATTGGTAGAATGTTGCGGACTAATAG ATCATTGCGAAGTTTGACTTTAACTGGTAATAGAATAAATGATTCTGGGGTCGCGTCGATATTAGAATCATTGAgcac GTTTACGTTGACGCATAGCGAAGTAGTTGAAAAACGGCGCAGAACAATCAGAAGATTGAAAGCTTGCAGGGaaaag ATGGATAATCTATCAAGGGTGGCTTTGACACAGGATAGATTGGGCCCAGCAATCAAAGAACGGATTcgcggtgtaaaaaaaaagaggggtcTGACCGTTATGACAC CATCATCGATTAAACAATTGATCAGCACTTCGAGTGAATCAAGTGTAAATCGTTCGATGCCATGCAACTTACAA tctctaGGAGAACTAACAGATTCTATGACACCTGTCGACACTCATCCACTCGTgagagatattttttcaattgaaggAGCACTGATGTGCTCTGGGAACTTGAAGTTACAACATCTGAATTTGAGCT TCAATAAAATTACCGATAAAACATTGCGGCGTCTAATCGATTGCGTTAAAAATCAGCAGCTACAAATGATTAAGAGCGATTCGTCATCCAATGTGAGTTATGGACTGCAACATCTTTGTGTAGAA GGTAATGAATTCGATGATGCTTGCAATTTGGTTTTGCAACTGAAATCACTGATTCGTCAAAATCGCAGAAAGTCCAAGTGA
- the LOC105692774 gene encoding WASH complex subunit 5 yields MADFLTLNNGCGQNILQIVSRGNAIIAELMRLKDYVPPIFRQTEQRYGQIILDFSYFKAADAYEHKIENDPVLQELDEEMRDTFSDILTRFYLAFESIHKYVTDLNAFTEELEDGIYIQQSIETIMLSGEGKQLMCEAVYLYGVMLLLIDLHFEGPVRERLLVSYYRYNVQHLSTTRVDDVCVLLRSTGFSSSPFKRPANYPEGYFNRIPLNTLMVDLVISRLRADEIYNQSLAFPYPEHRSVALANQAAMLVVALAFSPSTLHSRSSIMREIVDRFFPDNWVISIYMGLVLNLWDWWEPYKSAKNALNNTFEGTNVKLTAQKYGQKLKKQIVDTKELLLSKRIEENAIGNTVKLVRDCNVTLHWILLHTSTSSIMVEGTKRSRSIRQLVIQEAKYAAIDCLWLLLSTAQLEQDVKHMYKQLLTDKESKWKRYKEICVERIADLAEVFSGNRPLDGVEKNECLQVWFKEIGKHVDSLQQDDGRKVVQLFQALEEVQEFHQLELNLHISQYLADTREILQSMLRTSSITEDVMIALNIVTDCSYAWNIIESFITIMQDCIKQDPPMVIKLKPLFSKMASALETPLLRINQAHSSDLSSVSQYYSRELEGFARRVLQVIPETVFGLLAQIVFLETNTLKEIPLRLSKDKLREYAQLDDRLKVAKLTYTVSVFTEGVLALKSVSLGILRVDSHQLLEDGIRQELVEKVTLALHSGLIFDPKAKTGELLKKLDSLAVVLDGYRRSFQYIQDYININSLKIWQEEITFIINDAVEQECKGLIWVPGRRNLQKNKFNSQLPSSDSGSINFMGRIVRELLRVTDPKTTVYIEHVIAWYDLKTQTEVLNHKVFSAILKAMGTAGLTGLDKLLSFLIQTEIEKFMNWLEKRFQDKIWTDVFNEFNLVTANRDSSKAKQYLSISSRCSKTWPPMVDWVLKIGHLQMLRKKITYELNIACKFSAKQVETALDTFNKAVLSEIRRTYNSNEQLDPTRKELLRNLSTRLNWAGLNDPYEKRYINAANLKNIDIIIFLFTIAQLQKISYSKKLAGLLSKKIQDPVDAVVLVIGIQTILNQCNPVARDDFISHLCRYIISLDISDGSKNAQVLEEEEIAGLCFLEEFIKYSKLPKSAILEHIPVIILDQYHTKIMK; encoded by the exons ATGGCTGATTTCCTCACGTTAAATAATGGATGTGGTCAGAATATATTGCAAATTGTATCTCGTGGTAATGCAATCATTGCAGAATTAATGCGACTCAAAGATTACGTACCACCAATTTTCAG GCAGACAGAGCAGCGTTATGGACAAATTATTCTagatttctcttatttcaaagCAGCCGATGCTTATGagcataaaattgaaaatgatccG GTACTGCAAGAACTAGATGAAGAAATGCGAGACACATTCTCCGATATACTTACCAGATTTTACCTAGCTTTTGAAAGCATCCATAAGTATGTCACAGATTTAAATGCTTTCACTGAAGAACTAGAAGATGGAATTTATATACAGCAATCTATAGAGACAATAATGCTCAGTGGGGAAGGAAAGCAGCTGATG TGCGAGGCTGTTTATTTGTATGGAGTGATGCTACTCCTCATAGATCTGCACTTTGAAGGACCAGTTCGGGAGAGACTCCTTGTATCTTATTATAGATACAATGTCCAGCATTTATCCACCACTAGAGTAGACGATGTTTGCGTCCTACTTAGGTCCACAGGGTTTAGCAGTTCACCTTTTAAACGCCCTGCAAACTATCCTGAAGGATATTTCAA CCGCATTCCACTCAACACCCTTATGGTTGATCTTGTAATCAGTCGATTACGCGCAGATGAAATATACAATCAAAGTCTCGCTTTCCCTTACCCTGAACATCGGAGTGTGGCACTAGCTAATCAAGCTGCAATGCTTGTCGTAGCGTTAGCTTTTAGCCCGTCTACTCTTCACTCTCGATCTTCGATTATGAGAGAGATAGTGGATAGATTTTTCCCAGATAATTGGGTAATCAGTATATACATGGGGCTTGTACTGAATTTATGGGACTGGTGGGAACCGTATAAATCTGCTAAAAATGCCTTGAATAATACGTTTGAAGGAACTAACGTCAAGCTAACTGCTCAAAAGTATGGGCAAAAGTTGAAA AAACAGATCGTTGACACTAAAGAGTTATTATTATCtaaaagaatagaagaaaatgcGATTGGTAATACCGTAAAACTTGTTCGCGACTGTAACGTTACTCTCCACTGGATTCTTCTCCATACTTCAACATCCAGTATAATGGTTGAAGGAACTAAACGTTCGCGAAGTATTCGCCAACTCGTTATACAGGAGGCAAAATACGCTGCTATCGATTGCCTCTGGCTGCTTCTCAGCACCGCGCAATTAGAGCAAGACGTTAAACATATGTACAAGCAG CTTCTGACCGACAAAGAGTCCAAGTGGAAGAGGTATAAAGAAATATGCGTTGAACGAATCGCTGATTTAGCGGAAGTATTTAGCGGAAACAGGCCTTTAGATGGGGTTGAAAAGAACGAATGCTTGCAAGTCTGGTTCAAAGAGATCGGTAAACATGTAGATTCCTTACAACAAGATGATGGGAGAAAAGTCGTGCAACTTTTTCAGGCGTTAGAGGAGGTTCAAG AATTCCATCAATTGGAACTAAATCTACACATATCTCAGTATCTCGCAGATACTCGCGAAATATTACAGAGTATGCTACGTACGAGTAGCATAACAGAGGACGTGATGATTGCATTGAATATCGTCACGGACTGCAGTTATGCCTGGAATATTATTGAATCTTTTATAACGATCATGCAAGACTGCATCAAGCAGGATCCTCCGATGGTCATAAAGTTGAAGCCACTTTTCTCGAAG ATGGCATCGGCCTTAGAAACTCCATTACTTCGAATAAATCAAGCTCACAGTTCCGATTTATCCTCTGTATCTCAATACTATAGCAGAGAATTGGAAGGGTTTGCTAGGCGGGTGCTTCAAGTTATTCCCGAGACAGTATTTGGGCTACTTGCCCAAATAGTTTTCCTCGAGACAAATACCCTTAAAGAGATACCCTTGCGGTTGAGCAAGGATAAGCTCAGAGAATACGCACAACTTGACGACAGGTTGAAG gtcGCCAAGTTGACGTATACCGTTTCAGTTTTCACAGAAGGTGTGTTAGCTTTGAAAAGCGTTTCTCTTGGAATTTTAAGGGTCGATTCCCACCAGCTTCTCGAAGATGGTATAAGACAGGAACTCGTTGAAAAAGTAACTCTTGCGTTGCACAGTGGTCTAATATTTGACCCTAAAGCGAAG ACCggtgaattattgaaaaaattggatagTCTCGCGGTCGTCTTGGACGGATATCGGAGATCCTTCCAATACATTCAAGATTACATTAACATTAACAGTCTCAAGATATGGCAGGAAGAA ATTACTTTTATCATAAATGACGCTGTAGAACAAGAATGTAAAGGGTTAATCTGGGTACCTGGTCGAAGAAACttgcagaaaaataaatttaatagcCAGCTGCCGTCCAGTGATTCCGGGTCAATAAATTTCATGGGTCGAATCGTCAGAGAATTGTTACGCGTTACTGACCCCAA gACCACCGTATACATCGAGCACGTAATCGCGTGGTACGATTTAAAAACTCAGACCGAAGTATTGAATCATAAAGTATTTTCGGCGATATTGAAAGCCATGGGAACGGCGGGTTTAACGGGACTGGATAagcttttatcatttttgataCAGAccgaaatcgagaaatttatgaacTGGCTAGAAAAAAGATTCCAAGATAAAATTTGGACGGATGTATTCAACGAATTTAACTTAGTCACGGCAAACAGAGATTCATCGAAAG CGAAGCAATATCTCAGCATTTCTTCGCGTTGCTCAAAGACTTGGCCGCCGATGGTCGATTGGGTTTTGAAAATAGGGCATTTGCAGATGTTGcgtaaaaaaataacttaTGAATTAAATATCGCTTGCAAATTTAGTGCGAAACAAGTAGAGACTGCCCTGGATACGTTCAATAA GGCGGTTCTTTCGGAAATACGTAGAacgtataattcgaacgaGCAGCTGGATCCGACCCGAAAAGAATTATTGAGAAATTTAAGTACGAGATTGAACTGGGCGGGGCTGAACGATCCGTACGAAAAACGATACATTAATGCCGCCAATCTGAAGAATATCgatatcattatatttttattcaccatAGCGCAACTGCAAAAAATTTCCTATTCGAAAAAACTAG CTGGTCTTCtcagtaaaaaaattcaagatcctGTCGACGCTGTTGTTCTCGTAATAGGTATTCAAACCATATTGAATCAATGTAATCCTGTAGCGCGGGATGATTTTATATCACATCTTTGCCGTTATATCATATCCTTGGATATCAGCGATGG ATCAAAAAACGCTCAAGTTTTAGAGGAGGAAGAAATCGCGGGCTTGTGCTTCCTGGAGGAATTTATTAAGTACTCGAAACTACCAAAATCAGCCATACTAGAGCACATTCCGGTTATTATCTTGGATCAATATCatacgaaaattatgaaatga
- the LOC105692772 gene encoding chromatin accessibility complex protein 1, with the protein MASQGSPQKPKDLHLPLSRVKTIMKSSPYVETVGQDCLFLVAKATELFIHHLSSEAHSLGKKGHTLDYKNVAEVVQSNETLDFLREIIPRKITVREFKELMAKKNPPSSDSSSSESSSDSDTDSESDSASSHEDETVQKKDANGEVVEITSSSEDSVPHKNGSDSKENGKVESSDSEEESNME; encoded by the exons atggcGTCGCAAGGGTCGCCACAGAAACCAAAAGATCTGCATTTACCACTATCTCGAGTGAAAACAATAATGAAAAGCTCTCCTTACGTCGAGACAGTTGGCCAGGATTGTTTGTTCCTTGTGGCGAAAGCAACG gaattatttattcatcatttatcGTCTGAAGCACACAGTCTGGGTAAAAAAGGACATACTCTCGACTACAAAAATGTGGCTGAAGTGGTGCAAAGCAATGAAACCCTTGACTTTCTACGTGAGATAATACCACGAAAGATAACCGTCAGAGAGTTTAAAGAGTTGATGGCAAAGAAAAACCCCCCTTCTTCGGATAGTAGTTCATCAGAGAGCTCCTCTGATTCTGACACTGATAGTGAATCTGACAGTGCCTCTTCTCATGAGGATGAAACAGTGCAGAAAAAAGATGCTAATGGGGAAGTAGTAGAGATCACCAGCAGTTCTGAAGATAGTGTTCCTCATAAAAATGGAAGCGATAGTAAAGAGAATGGAAAAGTCGAATCCAGTGACAGTGAGGAAGAATCAAATATGGAATAA
- the LOC105692773 gene encoding biogenesis of lysosome-related organelles complex 1 subunit 5, with protein MASIVKDTGEIWSRLFNHRPFVQGEISYFLREFEERREDREVERLFKILEYSTELGQSQFDRTEQLGDCHLPSLKANLDVALSMCQRVLEQEEKTENDKKLQVNRETRKSQWQKFINDMSSKCEKVDKTFEEKEEELRGFYQDLEEKLHISP; from the exons ATGGCGTCTATAGTAAAAG ACACCGGGGAAATTTGGAGTCGTCTCTTCAATCACCGACCCTTCGTTCAGGGAGAGATCAGCTACTTCTTACGAGAGTTTGAG GAGCGACGAGAGGACAGAGAAGTGGAGCGCCTTTTCAAGATCTTGGAATATTCGACAGAGCTTGGACAGAGTCAATTTGACCGTACAGAGCAGCTGGGCGATTGTCATTTGCCCAGTCTGAAGGCAAATTTAGACGTTGCACTTAGCATGTGCCAGCGAGTCCTTGAACAGGAAGAAAAGACTGAGAAC GATAAAAAACTCCAAGTGAACAGAGAGACAAGAAAGTCCCAGTGGCAAAAGTTCATCAATGATATGAGCTCCAAATGCGAAAAAGTTGATAAAacttttgaagaaaaagaagaggaactcAGAGGGTTTTATCAGGACTTGGAAGAAAAACTTCACATTTCTCCTTGA